CACGGAACATACTCCATGCACTCGCACAACCTACTGAATCCGGTGCCGGTCCGTTGTCGGTATCTACCTCGCCGCATACAAGATAAGTTGTTGCACCCCATGTTACAACATTTGTACTGCTCACCACCAGCGGGAAGATGATCTCATGACCGGTTCCAACCCTCAGGTGGTTATCGGCATTGAACATCGAGGCATAGTCATCTTCAAGAACGTATCCTTCATCAATTACCTTCTGGCTGTATGTCATACAATCGGTATAATGATCACCGGCTTCATATGTCACAGCATTCAGGTACAGCCGGGCAAGCAGCATCCAGGCAGCCGCACGCGGAGCCCTTCCGTAAATACTGCTGGCGCCGTCGAGCATATCATTGCTGCAATCCAGAAGCTCAGATTCAATGAAACCAAAAATCCGGTCTGATGTCCATTCCTCCGGAAGTATTGAACTGCCAATGATCTTTTCATCTGCATACGGAATATCATGGAACAGATCAAGTGCATGGTAATAAGCCAGGGCACGCAGAAAGCGGGCTTCTGCCCTGAACACTTTTATTTCAGTCTGCTGTTCTGCTGTAAAGCCAGAGATGGCCTGATCGCTGCAATGTTTTAAAAATTCGTTGCAAAGCGAAATCGTATAATAACAACGGTAATACATATCTGCTACCCATGGATCATTTGCGTCCCAGGTAAGATAGGTCAGGTTGGCAATATTATCGCCTTCTATCCAGGTGGATCCAATTTCTTCGGTGCCTGCTTCCTGCATATTGAAATAACATCGCATGTAATCATAACCATTGTTACTGCTTAGATCGGGGTCGCCACCTCCTTCGGCCTGGCCGGCTGTTACAAGTGAAGCATAACATTTGGCAAGTGCTTTTACATAATTACCCGGATCGGAATAAACCGACACTGAAGTCTCTTCAATGGCCGGATACTGGTTGAGGTCATCTGTGCATGACAGCATCAGGAGAGGCAAAAATATGGCTGTATATATTAGCTTTTTCATCTTGTACATTTTAATAATTAGAATTCCAAACCTATACTGAGCGAAAAAATGCGAGGCCTGGGATAAAAGGAATTATCCATACCCACTGGAAGTTCCGGATCTACACCTTTGTATTTTGTGATTGTAAATACATTATGTATCATACCGGTGAGGTTCAGGTTGAAATTTTTAGCGATTTTTCCCACGTTATAACCAATAGTCAGATTGTCCATCTTCATGAACGAAGCGTTTTCCACATAGTAGTCCGAAAGATATTGCCTGCTCCGGAAACCGGTTTTAAGGTAACTTTTGTTCAGATTGTTAAGCTGGTACGAATTGTACGACATGGTGCCCAGCGCTCCTGTGTTCATCGACATACCATTGTATACATAGTTGCCGATATTTGCCCTGAAATTGGCACCGGCATTCCATTTTTTATACCTTATCGAAGTGCTGAAACCAAGAATGTAATCGGGGGCTGGTGAATGATAACGGTATAAATCCTCCGAGTTAATTTCACCGTCGTTGCTGATATCGGCATAGGCACCTTCAACAGGTTTGCCGGATTCATCATACAACTGGTGATATACGTAAAACATATAGGGAGCGTATCCTTCGGTAAGAACCTGGAAATAATAGCTGTCGATAGTAGGTCCTACCGAGGTATTCGTGATTTCAGCCCCTTTTATAATGGACAGGTTTTTAATTGTCTGTTTCTGCCAGGATGCGTTGAATGTAAGATTCCATGTCCAATCCCCATTGTCCACCGGCGTGGCGTTCAGCGTGACTTCAACACCTTTACTGTCGACATTGCCGACGTTGGTGAGGATATTCTTTTCGAAATTTGTGCCTGCGGGAGAAGGCACGGTGGCAAGCAGATCCTCGGTTTTGCGTGTGTAATATTCAACCGAACCGGAAATCCTGTCCTTAAAAATTCCGAAATCGACACCGTAATTGAATGCTTTGGTAGTTTCCCATTTAAGATCCGCCACATATTCTTCGGGCCTGTAAGTATTAATTATATCATTGCCGAAAATGTACTGAGCGCCTGTCTGGCTTAGCGTATATATCGGAAGATAGTTGTAGTTCCCGATTCCTTCCTGCTGACCGGTAACACCATAGCTTGCACGCAACTTAAGATTGCTGAGCCAGTCAAAATTATCAAGGAAGCTTTCCTCTGAAATTCTCCATGCCAGGGCCACTGATGGGAATGTACCCCAACGTTCATCCGGGCTGAATCGGGAAGTACCATCACGCCTTATAGTGGCAGTCAGCATATATTTTGAAGCCAGGCTGTAATTCAGGCGGCCGTAATAAGAAATCAGCACATGCCGCTGATCGGTGGGAGCAGACGTATTCTGTATCTCTCCAGCCAGGTTTGACTCTTCAAAAAACGGGGTTGTGCTCTTCCAGTATTGGTAATCGTAACCCAATGTTGCATCCACTGTGCTGTTAATTGCGGATATACTTTTATTATAATTGAAGTATGCGGTCAGAAGCTTGTTTTCTTTCTTCTGGGGGCCATAACTGTAGTCGCGTCCGCCTGAAAGATAATACTGTGCAGCCGTTGCCGGGACATAAACATTGCCGCTTCCTTCGGCATAATCATATCCCAGAGCACCATGGAATTTTAGCTCAGGCAGAAAATTCACTTTGTAATCCACATCAACGTTGCTGACTATCCTGTTGACGTCACTTTCAGATTTATATTGTTTTATCAGGCCAAGTGGATTGAGCACAGCGGAAGTGACAGGAATTCCGGTTCCGTCAATAGCTTCGGTATAACCTCCGAATTCTGTATTTCCCGAATAAACCGGCAGGGTCGGATTAAATGTAGTTGCCGCCCACATGGCACCACCGTTGGCAAACTGGTTTTTATTGAGTGAACCTTTGACACCTGCCGTAATTTTGAGCATATCTTTAAAGAAGGAAGGAGACAGCGAAAGATTTCCGGTTAACCTTTTCGAATCGTCGGTTTTTACAATCCCATCCTGCTGGTAATATCCCAAAGAAATCCTGTAAGGAATTTTCTTTAATGAACCGGAAAAGCTCAGATTATTATCGGTACCGAAAGCCAGTCGATAAACTTCATCATTCCAGTTTGTACTGGCATCTGCAAGCAGGCCTTTTTGTGCTTCAGTCCCTTCGGATTCAACTACATTCCTGAACTCACTAATGCTGAGCATATCGGCCAGCTTTGTTTTAGTCTGCAAAGAATTAGTCGTGCTGAACGAGATCTTCATTTTACCGGCTGCTGCCTTTTTGGTGGTAATAATGATAACGCCGTTTGATGCCCTCGATCCATATATAGCGGTTGATGATGCATCTTTTAATACCGTTATGCTTTCGATATCATTCGGATTGATAAGACTGAGGAAATTGTTGCTGTTACCGCTTATTCCTCCCGGCTCAAGGGGAATGCCGTCCAGAACTATTAAGGGATCGTTGGTGGCATTCAGCGAAGCCCCGCCGCGGATGCGGATAGTACTTCCCGAATTGGGTGAACCGCTGTTCGACATGATCTGCACCCCGGAGATCTTTCCATTGATCAGCTGTTCCGGTGAACTGATAATTCCTTTATTAAAATCCTTCGTAGTCACATTCGAAACCGATCCTGTAAGATCACCTTTGCGTTGCGTGCCATAACCAATCACAACCACTTCATCGAGCTCCTCTACTTTGGATTTCATCTGGAATGTAATGCTGTTACCGGCAGGAATGGGAATAACCGCAGTTTCATAACCGATAAATGAAACCCTCAGGTTGTTTTTATCTTCCGGCACCTTTAACAGGAACTTCCCGCTTATATCGGTTGTTGTGGCAACCGAAGATTCAAGCACAAGAACACTTACACCAACCATGGGCTCATTGTTCTCATCGGTTATTGTTCCGGTAACAGTCCGCTCTTTTATTTGCTGGGCCGGTACCGGGACTGTCGGAATTAACAGCAGGCACAATATGAGTGATATTGTGACATACCGAAGGTTAAGTTTAAATTTCATAGTTTTCATAATTAGTAAGTAGTACTAAGTTTTTATTTCAGAGATTATTGCGATCATTCAAGCCAGATCTTTTCAATCAACAGATCAGCCCTGTTTTGTTGTCCTTGTCTGAGCGTAATTTGAAGCATTTCAACCATCCGCCTGTCAAATGGTGAATCACTGTATTTTATTCTTAAGGGTAAGAAATCGGGATACGGTCGCGGTAATATCAAACAGGATCCTTCAGTTAAGGATTCTATTGGTAGCCGGCAAACCGTATCCCCGGGTTCTATTGTTAATGCTGCGGTCACAACAGACCCGTTCTTGTCAATTAACCCCAACTCAACCGGTTGTTTAGTATTCAAATGGTTGGTTACTTTAAGTGCAAGTGATTTTATATTTAGTAATTCAAGCATTCTTCCTTTGATTTTATCCCCAAAGTAATACTTGAACGACCAGGATTGCTCTGTGCTATCGAGTGGATTTTGATGAGGAAAAGCAGCGAAATTCACTTTCAATACAGTTCCGGAACCGTCAGGCACCAGGTTGACATTATTGTCCCATATTTTCCACGAATAGTCCCAGTCGCGATCCGCATTCCAAAGCATTAAAGGCGAGCCGGCCGGGATGAATCCGATTCGCCAGGTACCTGAATTCCTGTTTTCCCAGTTAAAGGGTGAACCCTTAACTGGTCCGGGAAAGACAGTAGTATCCTTCTCATCATAAATAACTATCCGGTAATCCAGAAAACCCTGATCGGTAAATTCTGCAGGTAATTCAACACGGAACCTGCCATTGCCTTCACATGCAGCTGTAAGTGTTTTCCAGTGCCGGTTACCCGTAATCAGAACTTCTGCCTTTTCAATGTTTGACGTAGATACCGCATTAAATTCAAGTACAAATGGTTTTCCTGCGGATGCTTCAGCAGGAGCATGGTTCCAAATCACCTTCCTGTCAAGGTTTGTGGCCGGAGCAATATATTCAGAAATATCTATATTCTTATATTTGGTATTGGGAGTAATAGCATTTGAATTTCCGGATTTTAAAATGTAGACGCCCGGTACTGCATCAAATTTACCTTTGCTGACCGGGGATGTAAAGGTATTTCCCTGATTCAATGGTTCCATTTTAAATTCGCTTCCAAGATCAGGCAAATCTATCACCATGGTTTGCCTGGAATGGATAACCGCCGCTTTCTGAATCTTCGGGCTAACAGGGCTATAAGGATCATTGATCCAAAAGGCATCGGGCATGATTTCAAGTCTCCATACCCCTTCATCCAGCTTATCAAGAAAGTATGCACCTGTACCTGTATATCTTACCAGCGGTGAAGAACCCCATCCTGCAATCTCTTTCAGTTCTTTTGGTTCAGGCGGAGCTAAAGTTGTATTGTTTGAGTAGAAAAACTTTTCGTTTGATATCCAAAGGGCAAGATCGTCAGTGTAACTCACTTTCAGTGATGCAGAAGCCTCCTGGTAGAGAGCCTGACTGTGAAAAACAGCGGAAGCAATTTTCAGGCTGATTGCTTTTTGCGGTGTATAGGCAAGATTCATAAAGTGAGTGCCGTAATTGGTGTTCCACGGGGCCCAGCACATGGCATCATAGGCAAACTGGGCTGCCAGCTGCATACCGGTTTTCCGGAATGTGGATGCCATTGCCGGATACATGTAATTTCCTGCCGCATCCGCTGCGTCAAATTCATATACAATTTTTGCCATCTTCCTGAATTTCGGATCGCCTGCAAAAGGGATCGGATAAGAAGCCACATTTGGAAGAAAATTACCGTCAATCTGATGATTGGCAACAAGGTTAGTTGGATACCATTGAAAAGTTCCTCCCTGGATATCGGCATTTAAATATGCATCTGCCAGATGAACACTATGGCTCATATTATAAAACACCGGTTTTGAGCAACCTGAATTACGGATTGCTGATACCATAGTATTAATAAAGCCGGTTACGTTTTGAGACAAGCCATTGTGATGTGGTTCATTGCATACCTCAAATCCTATCACACTGGGATCGTCCTTATAGTTTTTGCCGGTATAGCGGTTAACATGGCTGATAAACTGATTCAGATAATTGGCCTGGGCACGTATTGCATCAGGATTGGTCAGGCACGCATTTTTTCCGTATTTTGCTGAAAAGCCTTGTGTTTTTTCGTCATTTTCAGGCCAGCCGTTACCCCACCAGGCAATGGGTGTAATAATGAAATGCATGCCACGGCGCTCCATTTCATTAATCATGTAATCGAATAATCTCAGATGCTCATTGTTGATCAGGTTACCCAATGAGTCACTGATCTCCGTATCAAACACATGAACCCTATAAAAATCAAGATCCAGCCGGGCCATGTGATATATATCCTGCCTGATTGCTTCCTCCGGTGAAGTTGCCGAACGAAGAGCCATTCTGTATTCATGTGCAAAAGGAAGGGTATAATTCACGCCAAAGCCATGCAGTTCTGAATGATCTTTTGTCCATCGCATAACTCCATACCGGTCCACATAGACCTGGTCGGTTGTTTTCTGTGCCTTCAACACGACCGGTGCCGTAAAGATAAAGGCAATCAATATTAAAAAAATAATCGCACGCATCATGTTTTAATTACTATATGAAATTGGAAGAATTCCAAAATCCGGAGCGGTTTAAATTTGACGTTGCATGGCACAAAATGGACAACTTTAACAGGTTCTGGACAAAATTCAAAACAAAATGGACAACCACTGCTAAAGACTGCCAAAAAAGTAGGTATACCCGCTAAAACGTATAAATTTGCTTGCTTACACGGGTTATGTCATCTATATTTCATATCAGGATAAGGCATTTTGTTTCCTTCCTTTTAATGTGCTTGTTGGTAGTCAATCAAGCCAAGGGGCATGGACTGACTTTCCATGAATTCAAATCGCTGGATCACCGTATTGGAATGAATGCCGGGGCGGTTTATTGTTTTATCCAGGATAACCAGGGACTGATCTGGCTTGGAACAGACAGGGGATTATTCAGCTTTGACGGTTATTCAGCCCGAAAACATATTGCTTCATCATCTATTGCGAAAGATAACGGAGGCGTGATCTACTGCGCTGAAAAGGTCGACTCTGCGCATATATGGCTGGGTGCGGATAACGGACTTCTTGTTTTTAACACATATACCGACCAGTTTGAAAAAGCGCCTGCCGGATTGCCAATGAATATAAGAGCTATTGAACGCATTGACGACCGGTCGTTCTGGATTGGCAGTATAAACGGTTTATACAGGTATGATGTCAGGTCGAATCGCTGTGAAAAAATAACCGACAGGCTTCCGCACCAAGCTGTCTATTCTATTCTGAGATATGATGAGAATACATTTTATTTTGGAACCTATAATGGTTTATGCAAATATGATAACCGTACATCCAGGTTTACCACTATACCGATTGGAGATCCAGGGAGATCGTCTAATCAGCTCATACTATCTATGTTACCCGACTATAAAAGAAATTGCCTGTGGATTGGAGTTGAAGGAGGGTTATATTCTTTTGATCCTTCCGGTATTAAACCCCGGAAGGTTTTATTTCATGGTAATTCGGTTAAATCGCTTATGCTTGACAATATGGATTGCCTGTGGGCCGGAACTGACAACGGGCTTTTCATTTATGAACCATCTACGGGCAAACACCGGCTTATCCGGCATGACGCCTCAAACGACAAATCGCTTATAAACAATGTGATATGGACCGTTTTTACCGACAGGGAACAAAACATCTGGATAGGTACGGATGCAGGTGCCTCCTTATTCATGTATAATGATCAATTCAGAATAAACCCTGTAAGTGAATTAACAGGTTCAAACGAGGGTGATTATATCATTTCACTCCTTCAGGATTCAAAAGGCAATTTATGGCTTGGCGGCACTAACGGCTTGATCCATGTTGATAAACAGAAAAACAGAACTGCATGGTACCAGCAGAATAGTAAAAAATACGCAATACCTCATAATAAAGTACGCCATATATTCGAAGATGCCGATGGAGATATATGGATTGCTACAGACGGAAGTGTTTGCAGGTTTGATGAAAAAACAGCGCAGTTTGTCAGGTACCAGATTGAGGATTCAACAGGCTCAAGGAATGCAAACTGGTCATACGCCATTGCCCAGGATGAAACCAGGAAGTTATGGATTGCCACCTGCCTGGGTGGAATTTTTGTGGTTGATAAGCAGAGCTTACTGGCTTCTTCAGGCAAAAGATATATTGCAGAACGCAATTATTATTCAGGTAACCAGGAAAAGGGATTGTCAGGAAACATGATTCAGTTCCTTTCTTTTGACAGGGACCTTAACATATGGGCCGGGACATACAGGGCAGGAATTAACAAGATTAACAGGCTAAGCCAGCAAATAACATGGTTTACGGCCCAACCCGGCGAATATCATTTACCTTCTGATGATGTGACAGCGATGCTAACCGACAGAGATAAGTACCTGTGGATTGCCCTGCGTGATCAGGTTATCAGGCTTGACCCCCACAATAACAGCAGAAGAATAATTACCGATCCCCGTCTCAATGATGCTTATATTCATGCTATGGCTGATGACGGCCAACGAATCTGGCTCGGACTTTCATCCGGGTTATTCTTTATTGACAAGCGGACTTTGCATATCGGCCAGCTTGATCTGGCAGGCAATTACTATTCCTCATTGTATTATGACAAGGCCAACAATATCATTATTGCAGGAGGTATTAATGAATATGCAGAATTTAACCCTGAAACAATATTAAATAATAACCGCGAAAACAACCTGTATATTACGTCGATGTGGATCAATGACAGGCTGGTTCAGAATAATTCCGGTAATGATTTTCCCCGTTTGACGAATAGTATCCGTTTTACCCGGCAGGTGAGGCTTCTCCATCAAATGAACAATCTGTCATTCGAAGTATCGGAGTTAAGCTACAACCGGCAACAGAATGTTCAGTATGCATACAGGTTAAGCGAATCAGAGTCGGAATGGCACTATACCCCCAGAGGAAGCAACCGCATTACATATAATAACCTGGTTCCGGGTGAATACATGCTGGAGGTTTCAGGGATCGGAAGTGACGGAAATCCTCTACCCGACCCTCCTTTTATGGCAATAACTATTCTTCAGCCCTGGTTTCTTACCTGGCCCCTTAAAACGGTTTATGTTTTAGTGATAATTATTCTCATCGCAGCGTCAATTAATTATTACAGGGTCTTAAGCCGCCTGAGATATGAGCGGATTGAGAAATCAAAGACAATGGAACTTACTGCTCATAAGATTGATTTTTTAACCAATATATCCCACGAACTCAAAACGCCTTTAAGTCTCATCATCGGTCCCCTTGAAAATATTATTGACCAGGTAAAGCAGGTTACAATAAAGGAACAGCTCAGCGATGTAAGACATAATGCAATAAAAATGGGTACTCTTATTCATCAGCTGATGGAAGCAAGCAGGCAGGAATTTGACGGATTTGGCCTTATTGTTTCAAGGACTGACCTGATTCCGTTCATTGAAAGTGTCATATCCGTTTACAAAAAAACGCTTGAGGATCGGTCGGTTAGAATACAGCTGGTAACCGACCTTCCATCTGTATATATTGAAGTAGATGTTATGAAGCTGGAAGTAATCCTCAATAACATCCTGTCGAATGCCGTAAAATTTGCCCCGGATAATTCCGATATCACTGTAAATATGGTGAACAATGGCGAAAAGATTATCATATCCGTTGAAGATAAAGGGCCGGGTATTGAAGCCAGGGACCTTCCGCATATATTCGAAAGATTCTACAAATCGCATAATCACCATCACCGGAATATCGACGGTTCCGGTGTGGGATTATCTATTGTAAAAGAATATGTTCAATTACACAGGGGAACGGTAACTGTTTTTTCTGATGGAATGTCAGGCACCCGGGTGGACGTTGAACTTCCGGTAAGGCAGATGGTTGGCGATTCAGCAGCCAGGGAAACTTTAATGCGTGCCGTACCGGATAAACCGGGTTTTCTTCCTCAGTTGCTGATTGTAGAGGATAATGCCGAAATACTTTCTTTTATTTCAAAAAGCCTCTCAAACCAATTCAGATGCATTACGGCACAGAATGGTAAGCAGGGACTGGAGGCTGCTCAAACGAATCTGCCAGATATAATAGTTACCGATATCATGATGCCGGTAATGGATGGCATTGAAATGTGCCGGAGGCTCAGGGAAAATGTTGTCACATCAATGATTCCTGTTGTAATGCTTACTGCAAGAGATGATAAAAACACTGAAATAATGGGATACCGTACCGGCGTGGATGCTTTTATTGCAAAGCCATTTGAGATCGGTTACCTGAGTGACAGGCTTCATCATCTGCTCATGGGACGCAACCACCTGGTGAAGAAAGCAAGACAGGAAGCTATTCTTAAGCCAAAGGAACAGGATGTAATATCAACAGATGAAAAATTGCTTTCTGTCATTACCCAGATCATTGAAAAAGAGATCACTAATCCGGATCTGAACGTTCAGGTCCTTGCTGAAAAATCAGGATACAGTTCAAAGCACCTGTACAGAAGAATCAAATTACTGACGGGTCAGACAGTGGTTGATTACATACGCAGCGTAAGGTTGAAAACAGCAGCGATGCTTCTTTCACAGAAGCGATTCACTGTTGCTGAAGTGATGTATATGGTAGGATTCACAAACCACTCTTATTTTTCAAAGCGCTTCCAGGAAAAATTCGGAAAATCGCCGAGGGAGTATGTTGAAAACTGTTGAAACGGGTTTCAATTCTCAGAACGGCACTTCGTCGGAATAATCCGGAGCACCGATGTCATTTTTACTGAAACCGTCGCCGATAATATTTTTATTCATTTTTGAACCCCTTGTGACTGCAACCGGCGCACCGGCATCCACTTCCTCAAGCGGTGAAAGGTATGTTTCCTCAAGTTCAACAAACTTGG
The nucleotide sequence above comes from Bacteroidales bacterium. Encoded proteins:
- a CDS encoding RagB/SusD family nutrient uptake outer membrane protein, whose product is MKKLIYTAIFLPLLMLSCTDDLNQYPAIEETSVSVYSDPGNYVKALAKCYASLVTAGQAEGGGDPDLSSNNGYDYMRCYFNMQEAGTEEIGSTWIEGDNIANLTYLTWDANDPWVADMYYRCYYTISLCNEFLKHCSDQAISGFTAEQQTEIKVFRAEARFLRALAYYHALDLFHDIPYADEKIIGSSILPEEWTSDRIFGFIESELLDCSNDMLDGASSIYGRAPRAAAWMLLARLYLNAVTYEAGDHYTDCMTYSQKVIDEGYVLEDDYASMFNADNHLRVGTGHEIIFPLVVSSTNVVTWGATTYLVCGEVDTDNGPAPDSVGCASAWSMFRVRGELTALFDMNNDDRAMFYTDGQSQYMDNGVTDRSGGYFTVKWSNRNDNGQVASNTSSNGVDTDFPMFRLADAYLMYAEAAVRSNTNLSTAVDYVNSVRDHRNAAAVSEADLTATADNIPFKFFLDERGRELYWECVRRTDLIRFGCFTGDNYLWQWKGGAKDGIAVNAKYNIYPIPATEISANPNLSNENY
- a CDS encoding TonB-dependent receptor is translated as MKFKLNLRYVTISLILCLLLIPTVPVPAQQIKERTVTGTITDENNEPMVGVSVLVLESSVATTTDISGKFLLKVPEDKNNLRVSFIGYETAVIPIPAGNSITFQMKSKVEELDEVVVIGYGTQRKGDLTGSVSNVTTKDFNKGIISSPEQLINGKISGVQIMSNSGSPNSGSTIRIRGGASLNATNDPLIVLDGIPLEPGGISGNSNNFLSLINPNDIESITVLKDASSTAIYGSRASNGVIIITTKKAAAGKMKISFSTTNSLQTKTKLADMLSISEFRNVVESEGTEAQKGLLADASTNWNDEVYRLAFGTDNNLSFSGSLKKIPYRISLGYYQQDGIVKTDDSKRLTGNLSLSPSFFKDMLKITAGVKGSLNKNQFANGGAMWAATTFNPTLPVYSGNTEFGGYTEAIDGTGIPVTSAVLNPLGLIKQYKSESDVNRIVSNVDVDYKVNFLPELKFHGALGYDYAEGSGNVYVPATAAQYYLSGGRDYSYGPQKKENKLLTAYFNYNKSISAINSTVDATLGYDYQYWKSTTPFFEESNLAGEIQNTSAPTDQRHVLISYYGRLNYSLASKYMLTATIRRDGTSRFSPDERWGTFPSVALAWRISEESFLDNFDWLSNLKLRASYGVTGQQEGIGNYNYLPIYTLSQTGAQYIFGNDIINTYRPEEYVADLKWETTKAFNYGVDFGIFKDRISGSVEYYTRKTEDLLATVPSPAGTNFEKNILTNVGNVDSKGVEVTLNATPVDNGDWTWNLTFNASWQKQTIKNLSIIKGAEITNTSVGPTIDSYYFQVLTEGYAPYMFYVYHQLYDESGKPVEGAYADISNDGEINSEDLYRYHSPAPDYILGFSTSIRYKKWNAGANFRANIGNYVYNGMSMNTGALGTMSYNSYQLNNLNKSYLKTGFRSRQYLSDYYVENASFMKMDNLTIGYNVGKIAKNFNLNLTGMIHNVFTITKYKGVDPELPVGMDNSFYPRPRIFSLSIGLEF
- a CDS encoding cellulase family glycosylhydrolase, with the translated sequence MMRAIIFLILIAFIFTAPVVLKAQKTTDQVYVDRYGVMRWTKDHSELHGFGVNYTLPFAHEYRMALRSATSPEEAIRQDIYHMARLDLDFYRVHVFDTEISDSLGNLINNEHLRLFDYMINEMERRGMHFIITPIAWWGNGWPENDEKTQGFSAKYGKNACLTNPDAIRAQANYLNQFISHVNRYTGKNYKDDPSVIGFEVCNEPHHNGLSQNVTGFINTMVSAIRNSGCSKPVFYNMSHSVHLADAYLNADIQGGTFQWYPTNLVANHQIDGNFLPNVASYPIPFAGDPKFRKMAKIVYEFDAADAAGNYMYPAMASTFRKTGMQLAAQFAYDAMCWAPWNTNYGTHFMNLAYTPQKAISLKIASAVFHSQALYQEASASLKVSYTDDLALWISNEKFFYSNNTTLAPPEPKELKEIAGWGSSPLVRYTGTGAYFLDKLDEGVWRLEIMPDAFWINDPYSPVSPKIQKAAVIHSRQTMVIDLPDLGSEFKMEPLNQGNTFTSPVSKGKFDAVPGVYILKSGNSNAITPNTKYKNIDISEYIAPATNLDRKVIWNHAPAEASAGKPFVLEFNAVSTSNIEKAEVLITGNRHWKTLTAACEGNGRFRVELPAEFTDQGFLDYRIVIYDEKDTTVFPGPVKGSPFNWENRNSGTWRIGFIPAGSPLMLWNADRDWDYSWKIWDNNVNLVPDGSGTVLKVNFAAFPHQNPLDSTEQSWSFKYYFGDKIKGRMLELLNIKSLALKVTNHLNTKQPVELGLIDKNGSVVTAALTIEPGDTVCRLPIESLTEGSCLILPRPYPDFLPLRIKYSDSPFDRRMVEMLQITLRQGQQNRADLLIEKIWLE
- a CDS encoding two-component regulator propeller domain-containing protein — translated: MSSIFHIRIRHFVSFLLMCLLVVNQAKGHGLTFHEFKSLDHRIGMNAGAVYCFIQDNQGLIWLGTDRGLFSFDGYSARKHIASSSIAKDNGGVIYCAEKVDSAHIWLGADNGLLVFNTYTDQFEKAPAGLPMNIRAIERIDDRSFWIGSINGLYRYDVRSNRCEKITDRLPHQAVYSILRYDENTFYFGTYNGLCKYDNRTSRFTTIPIGDPGRSSNQLILSMLPDYKRNCLWIGVEGGLYSFDPSGIKPRKVLFHGNSVKSLMLDNMDCLWAGTDNGLFIYEPSTGKHRLIRHDASNDKSLINNVIWTVFTDREQNIWIGTDAGASLFMYNDQFRINPVSELTGSNEGDYIISLLQDSKGNLWLGGTNGLIHVDKQKNRTAWYQQNSKKYAIPHNKVRHIFEDADGDIWIATDGSVCRFDEKTAQFVRYQIEDSTGSRNANWSYAIAQDETRKLWIATCLGGIFVVDKQSLLASSGKRYIAERNYYSGNQEKGLSGNMIQFLSFDRDLNIWAGTYRAGINKINRLSQQITWFTAQPGEYHLPSDDVTAMLTDRDKYLWIALRDQVIRLDPHNNSRRIITDPRLNDAYIHAMADDGQRIWLGLSSGLFFIDKRTLHIGQLDLAGNYYSSLYYDKANNIIIAGGINEYAEFNPETILNNNRENNLYITSMWINDRLVQNNSGNDFPRLTNSIRFTRQVRLLHQMNNLSFEVSELSYNRQQNVQYAYRLSESESEWHYTPRGSNRITYNNLVPGEYMLEVSGIGSDGNPLPDPPFMAITILQPWFLTWPLKTVYVLVIIILIAASINYYRVLSRLRYERIEKSKTMELTAHKIDFLTNISHELKTPLSLIIGPLENIIDQVKQVTIKEQLSDVRHNAIKMGTLIHQLMEASRQEFDGFGLIVSRTDLIPFIESVISVYKKTLEDRSVRIQLVTDLPSVYIEVDVMKLEVILNNILSNAVKFAPDNSDITVNMVNNGEKIIISVEDKGPGIEARDLPHIFERFYKSHNHHHRNIDGSGVGLSIVKEYVQLHRGTVTVFSDGMSGTRVDVELPVRQMVGDSAARETLMRAVPDKPGFLPQLLIVEDNAEILSFISKSLSNQFRCITAQNGKQGLEAAQTNLPDIIVTDIMMPVMDGIEMCRRLRENVVTSMIPVVMLTARDDKNTEIMGYRTGVDAFIAKPFEIGYLSDRLHHLLMGRNHLVKKARQEAILKPKEQDVISTDEKLLSVITQIIEKEITNPDLNVQVLAEKSGYSSKHLYRRIKLLTGQTVVDYIRSVRLKTAAMLLSQKRFTVAEVMYMVGFTNHSYFSKRFQEKFGKSPREYVENC